The following are encoded in a window of Pseudalgibacter alginicilyticus genomic DNA:
- a CDS encoding peptidylprolyl isomerase: protein MQDGLYAKFNTSKGEILVALEFKKTPGTVGNFVALAEGNLENKVKPQGTPYYDGLKFHRVIPDFMIQGGCPQGTGSGNPGYQFDDEFHPDLKHDGPGVLSMANAGPGTNGSQFFITHIETAWLDNKHTVFGKVQSGQDIVDAIAQGDKIESLEIIRVGADAESFNAVEAFRTFEGSREKRLAEAKAAAEAELDKIAAGFSKTDSGLRYQIIQKGTGSKAEKGKTVSVHYKGQLSDGTVFDSSYKRNEPIDFPLGMGQVISGWDEGIQLLSVGDKARFVIPSHLAYGSRGAGGVIPPDATLIFDVELMDVK from the coding sequence ATGCAAGACGGATTATACGCAAAATTTAATACTTCAAAAGGAGAAATTTTAGTGGCTTTAGAATTCAAAAAAACACCAGGAACGGTTGGTAATTTTGTAGCTTTAGCAGAGGGAAACTTAGAAAACAAAGTGAAACCACAAGGTACACCTTATTATGATGGTTTAAAATTTCATAGAGTAATTCCAGATTTTATGATTCAAGGAGGTTGCCCACAAGGAACTGGCTCTGGAAATCCAGGGTATCAATTTGATGATGAATTTCATCCAGATTTAAAACATGACGGTCCAGGTGTTTTGTCTATGGCAAATGCAGGTCCAGGGACAAACGGAAGTCAGTTTTTTATAACACATATTGAAACGGCTTGGTTAGATAATAAGCATACTGTTTTTGGAAAAGTACAATCAGGTCAAGATATTGTGGATGCTATTGCGCAAGGCGATAAAATTGAGAGTTTGGAAATTATAAGAGTGGGAGCAGACGCCGAATCTTTTAATGCTGTTGAGGCTTTCCGAACATTTGAAGGTTCTAGAGAAAAAAGGTTAGCTGAAGCTAAAGCTGCAGCTGAAGCAGAATTGGATAAAATAGCAGCCGGTTTTAGTAAAACAGATAGTGGTTTGCGTTATCAAATCATTCAAAAAGGAACCGGATCTAAAGCAGAAAAAGGGAAAACAGTTTCTGTGCATTATAAAGGTCAGTTGTCTGACGGAACAGTATTTGATTCGTCATATAAACGTAACGAGCCTATTGATTTTCCATTAGGAATGGGGCAAGTAATTTCGGGATGGGATGAAGGCATTCAATTATTAAGTGTTGGTGATAAAGCACGTTTTGTCATTCCAAGTCATTTAGCTTACGGAAGTAGAGGTGCAGGTGGTGTTATTCCTCCAGATGCGACTTTAATTTTTGATGTTGAGTTGATGGATGTAAAGTAA
- a CDS encoding ATP-dependent DNA helicase RecQ encodes MLLTKSDLHSALKKYFGFGKFKGLQEAVVESILSKNHTFVIMPTGGGKSLCYQLPALMQEGTAIVVSPLIALMKNQVDAIRGISNEEGIAHVLNSSLNKTEVKRVKEDIVNGVTKLLYVAPESLTKEENVEFLRSVKVSFMAIDEAHCISEWGHDFRPEYRNLRHIIKRIGESIPIIGLTATATPKVQEDIIKNLGISGAKTFKASFNRPNLYYEVRPKTKNVDADIIRFIKQNTGKSGIVYCLSRKRVEELAQVLQVNGVNAVPYHAGLDAKTRSSHQDKFLMEDVEVVVATIAFGMGIDKPDVRFVIHHDIPKSIESYYQETGRAGRDGGEGHCLAFYAYKDIEKLEKFMSGKPVAEQEIGQALLQEVVAFAETSISRRKFILHYFGEEFDNQTGEGGDMDDNVRYPKKKHEAQDDVKLLLETINNTNEKYKSKDLVNVLIGKENALINSHKTNEQSFFGKGKYKDNKYWMALLRQALVAGFLKKDIETYGVIKLRDEGMSFIKKPTSFMMTEDHIFEGAQEDGSIVTAAKGGAAVADEVLMGMLKDLRKKNAKKLGVPPFVIFQDPSLEDMALKYPVSLAELGNVHGVGDGKAKKYGKDFVALIATYVEENDIIRPDDLVVKSTGTNSANKLYIIQNIDRKLPLDDIASSKGMTMEEFIKEMEAIVYSGTKLNIDYWIHDILDEDQQEEIHDYFMESNTDSIDAAIEEFDGDYDDEELRLYRIKFISEVAN; translated from the coding sequence ATGTTATTAACTAAAAGTGATTTGCATTCTGCATTAAAAAAATACTTCGGCTTCGGTAAATTTAAAGGGCTTCAAGAGGCTGTTGTTGAGAGTATTCTATCTAAAAATCATACATTCGTAATTATGCCAACAGGTGGTGGAAAATCACTTTGCTACCAATTGCCAGCGTTAATGCAAGAAGGAACGGCTATTGTCGTGTCTCCTTTAATTGCGCTAATGAAAAACCAGGTTGATGCAATACGAGGAATTTCTAATGAAGAAGGGATTGCACACGTGTTAAATTCCTCTTTGAATAAAACGGAAGTAAAACGTGTAAAAGAAGATATTGTAAATGGTGTTACTAAATTACTTTATGTAGCACCTGAATCTTTAACTAAAGAAGAAAATGTTGAGTTTTTACGTTCTGTAAAAGTATCTTTTATGGCTATAGATGAGGCCCATTGTATCAGTGAATGGGGACATGATTTTAGACCAGAATATCGAAATTTAAGACATATTATAAAACGAATAGGTGAATCTATTCCTATTATTGGATTAACAGCAACAGCAACTCCTAAAGTACAGGAAGATATTATTAAAAATTTAGGAATAAGTGGAGCTAAAACATTTAAAGCATCCTTTAATAGACCAAATTTATACTATGAAGTAAGGCCGAAAACAAAAAATGTTGATGCAGACATTATTAGGTTTATAAAACAAAATACAGGTAAATCAGGTATTGTTTATTGTTTAAGCAGAAAACGTGTTGAAGAATTAGCTCAAGTTTTACAAGTAAATGGGGTTAATGCGGTGCCTTATCATGCAGGTTTAGATGCTAAAACCCGCTCTAGTCATCAAGATAAATTTTTGATGGAAGATGTAGAGGTGGTGGTGGCTACTATTGCTTTTGGAATGGGAATTGATAAACCAGACGTTCGATTTGTTATACATCATGATATTCCAAAAAGTATTGAAAGCTATTATCAAGAAACAGGTAGAGCAGGACGTGATGGTGGCGAAGGGCATTGTTTAGCATTTTATGCTTATAAGGATATTGAAAAATTAGAAAAATTTATGTCGGGTAAACCTGTAGCAGAACAAGAAATTGGTCAAGCCCTATTACAGGAAGTGGTGGCTTTTGCAGAAACATCTATTTCTAGACGTAAATTTATTTTACATTATTTTGGTGAAGAATTTGATAACCAGACAGGTGAAGGTGGTGATATGGATGACAATGTTCGTTACCCTAAAAAGAAGCACGAAGCCCAAGACGATGTGAAATTGCTTTTAGAGACGATTAATAACACGAATGAAAAATATAAATCAAAAGATTTAGTTAATGTGCTTATTGGAAAAGAAAATGCATTAATAAATTCTCATAAAACCAACGAGCAATCCTTTTTTGGAAAAGGAAAATACAAAGATAATAAGTATTGGATGGCCTTACTAAGGCAAGCATTGGTTGCAGGATTTCTTAAAAAGGATATTGAAACCTATGGTGTTATAAAATTAAGAGATGAAGGTATGTCTTTTATAAAAAAGCCAACATCTTTTATGATGACTGAAGACCATATTTTTGAAGGAGCTCAAGAAGATGGTAGTATCGTTACGGCTGCAAAAGGAGGAGCTGCTGTAGCTGATGAAGTTTTAATGGGGATGCTTAAGGATTTGCGTAAAAAGAATGCTAAGAAATTAGGAGTGCCGCCGTTTGTTATTTTTCAAGATCCATCTTTGGAAGATATGGCTTTAAAATACCCTGTTAGTTTAGCAGAACTTGGTAATGTACATGGCGTTGGCGATGGAAAAGCTAAAAAATACGGTAAAGATTTTGTGGCTTTAATAGCTACTTATGTGGAGGAGAATGATATTATAAGACCAGATGATTTAGTCGTAAAATCTACAGGGACCAACTCAGCCAACAAGCTTTATATCATTCAAAATATTGATAGGAAATTGCCTTTAGATGATATTGCTTCCTCCAAGGGCATGACTATGGAAGAGTTTATAAAAGAAATGGAGGCCATCGTGTATTCTGGAACCAAATTAAATATCGACTATTGGATTCATGATATTTTGGATGAAGATCAACAAGAAGAAATTCATGACTATTTTATGGAGTCTAACACCGATAGTATTGATGCGGCTATTGAAGAGTTTGATGGCGATTATGATGATGAAGAGCTTCGTTTGTACCGTATTAAGTTTATTAGTGAAGTTGCCAATTGA
- a CDS encoding KpsF/GutQ family sugar-phosphate isomerase — protein sequence MNNKNSIISTAKQTIKTESEAILNLSHLIDEDFADAVQLIYNTKGRVIISGIGKSAIIASKIVATLNSTGTPAIFMHAADAIHGDLGTILKDDVVICISKSGNTPEIKVLIPLIKRAKNNIIAITGNKESFLGQQADFVLNAFVKKEACPNNLAPTTSTTAQLVLGDALAVCLLELRGFSSSDFAKYHPGGALGKKLYLRVLDLSSINEKPQVYKDTNIKNVIIEITEKMLGVTAVVENKKIIGIITDGDLRRMLSKVDDFSQLTAQDIMTKNPRCINEDAMAIDAMEIMETSGISQLLVEKNGNYAGVVHLHDLIKEGII from the coding sequence TTGAACAATAAAAATTCTATCATAAGTACTGCTAAACAAACTATTAAAACCGAAAGTGAAGCTATTTTAAACTTATCACACCTGATAGATGAAGATTTTGCAGATGCAGTACAACTTATTTACAACACAAAAGGGCGTGTTATTATCTCTGGAATAGGTAAAAGTGCTATTATTGCTTCTAAGATAGTGGCTACTTTAAATTCCACAGGGACACCTGCTATTTTTATGCATGCTGCCGACGCTATTCATGGTGATTTGGGAACCATACTCAAAGATGATGTTGTTATTTGTATTTCAAAAAGTGGTAATACCCCAGAAATAAAAGTTCTCATTCCATTAATTAAGCGAGCTAAAAATAATATTATTGCTATTACCGGCAATAAAGAATCCTTTTTAGGGCAACAAGCCGATTTTGTATTAAATGCTTTTGTGAAAAAAGAAGCTTGCCCAAATAATTTGGCGCCTACAACAAGTACAACTGCGCAATTGGTTTTAGGTGATGCTTTAGCGGTTTGTTTGTTGGAACTTCGTGGTTTTTCAAGTTCCGATTTTGCTAAGTACCATCCAGGTGGGGCTTTAGGAAAAAAACTATACTTACGTGTTTTAGATTTATCTTCTATAAACGAAAAGCCTCAAGTTTATAAAGACACTAATATTAAAAATGTTATTATTGAAATTACAGAAAAAATGCTTGGTGTTACTGCTGTTGTAGAAAATAAAAAAATTATAGGTATTATTACAGATGGTGATTTGCGTAGAATGTTGAGTAAAGTTGATGATTTTTCACAATTAACCGCCCAAGATATTATGACTAAAAACCCAAGGTGCATCAATGAAGATGCCATGGCTATTGATGCTATGGAAATTATGGAAACAAGTGGGATTTCTCAATTATTGGTTGAAAAAAATGGCAACTATGCGGGCGTTGTTCATTTACATGATTTAATAAAAGAAGGTATTATATAA
- the tatC gene encoding twin-arginine translocase subunit TatC, whose protein sequence is MAKKNINEMSFLDHLEELRWHLIRAVSAIMIAATLAFLAKSFIFDVLIFGPSNASFFTYEILCNISQYIGMNESFCFEELPFKIQSRTMAGQFSAHIWTAITLGFVAAFPYVIYELWKFISPGLHQNERKHSRGFIIVSSLLFFLGVLFGYYIICPLSINFLGTYQVSERVHNDFDLNSYIGLIRASVLASGLVFELPIVIYFLTKVGLVTPELLKKYRKFALVGVLILSAIITPPDIASQVIVAIPILILYQISIYISKIVIRNQKRRERKERGTVKY, encoded by the coding sequence ATGGCAAAGAAAAATATTAATGAGATGTCTTTTTTAGACCATCTTGAAGAGTTACGCTGGCATTTAATTAGAGCTGTTTCTGCCATAATGATTGCAGCTACTTTGGCTTTTTTAGCCAAATCATTTATTTTTGATGTCTTAATTTTTGGACCATCAAACGCCAGTTTCTTTACTTATGAAATTCTTTGTAATATTTCTCAATACATAGGTATGAATGAGAGTTTTTGTTTTGAAGAACTCCCTTTTAAAATCCAGAGTAGAACCATGGCTGGTCAATTTTCTGCTCATATTTGGACCGCCATTACCTTAGGTTTTGTTGCTGCTTTTCCATATGTAATTTATGAATTATGGAAATTTATAAGTCCTGGTTTACATCAAAATGAACGTAAACATTCTAGAGGTTTTATTATAGTATCATCATTATTGTTTTTTCTGGGAGTACTTTTTGGATATTACATTATTTGCCCTTTGTCTATAAATTTCTTAGGCACCTATCAAGTTAGTGAACGTGTGCATAATGATTTTGATTTAAATAGCTATATTGGACTCATTAGAGCTTCTGTTTTAGCTTCAGGTTTGGTTTTTGAATTGCCTATTGTTATTTATTTTTTAACTAAAGTAGGATTGGTAACGCCTGAGCTACTAAAAAAATACAGAAAATTTGCCTTAGTAGGTGTTCTTATTTTGTCTGCCATCATTACACCTCCTGATATTGCCAGCCAAGTTATTGTAGCCATACCTATTTTGATTTTATATCAAATTAGTATTTATATTTCTAAAATTGTAATTAGAAATCAAAAACGAAGAGAAAGAAAAGAAAGAGGTACTGTTAAATATTAA
- the lptB gene encoding LPS export ABC transporter ATP-binding protein — protein MILRAENLMKSYSGRKVVKDVSIEVKQGEIVGLLGPNGAGKTTSFYMIVGLIKPNGGHIYLDNTEITKYPMYKRAQNGIGYLAQEASVFRKLSIEDNILSVLQLTKLSKKEQHDKMESLIEEFGLEHIRKSRGDLLSGGERRRTEIARALATDPSFILLDEPFAGVDPVAVEDIQRIVAQLTKKNIGILITDHNVQETLAITDRTYLMFEGSILKAGEPEELANDEMVRKVYLGQNFELRKKKIRD, from the coding sequence ATGATTTTAAGAGCTGAAAATTTAATGAAGTCCTACAGCGGACGAAAAGTAGTTAAGGATGTTTCCATTGAAGTGAAGCAAGGTGAAATTGTGGGACTTTTAGGGCCTAATGGAGCAGGAAAAACAACTTCTTTTTACATGATAGTGGGCTTGATAAAACCTAATGGCGGCCATATTTATTTAGATAATACTGAAATTACAAAATACCCCATGTACAAACGTGCTCAAAATGGCATTGGTTATTTGGCTCAAGAAGCATCTGTTTTTAGAAAATTAAGTATTGAAGATAATATTTTAAGCGTACTTCAACTTACTAAACTTAGTAAAAAGGAACAGCATGATAAAATGGAGTCTTTAATAGAAGAATTTGGTTTAGAACATATAAGAAAAAGCAGAGGTGATTTATTATCTGGTGGGGAGCGACGTAGAACTGAAATTGCTCGTGCCTTAGCAACTGACCCTAGTTTTATTCTTTTAGATGAGCCTTTTGCTGGTGTTGACCCCGTTGCCGTGGAAGATATTCAACGTATTGTGGCACAATTGACAAAAAAAAACATTGGTATTTTAATTACAGACCATAATGTACAGGAAACCCTTGCCATTACGGATAGAACCTATTTAATGTTTGAAGGGAGCATTCTTAAAGCAGGTGAACCTGAAGAGCTTGCCAACGACGAAATGGTACGTAAGGTATACTTGGGTCAGAACTTTGAATTACGTAAAAAGAAGATTCGCGATTAA
- a CDS encoding SPFH domain-containing protein, with amino-acid sequence MKEEKIIIPANGYLMLFIAFSVLIGSIFLTFYKENAMFALLLVAVFIILPGFIMVQPNNSRVLLLFGKYIGTIKKNGLYWVNPFYTKKKISLRASNFDSERLKVNDKMGNPIMISTILVWRVKNTYKAAFDVDNFENFVRVQTDAAVRKLASMYPYDNFADEGLDEDITLRSSVNEVSETLEKEIDERLSIAGIEVLEARIGYLAYAQEIANAMLKRQQATAIVAARHKIVEGAVSMVEMALEELGKKQIVDLDEERKAAMVSNLMVILCGDKDASPVLNTGTLNH; translated from the coding sequence ATGAAAGAAGAAAAAATAATTATACCCGCAAACGGTTATCTCATGCTATTTATAGCTTTTTCAGTTTTAATAGGCAGTATATTTTTAACGTTCTACAAAGAAAATGCTATGTTTGCTTTATTATTAGTGGCAGTGTTTATTATTCTTCCAGGTTTCATTATGGTACAGCCTAATAACTCAAGAGTATTGCTACTTTTTGGAAAATACATAGGAACCATTAAAAAGAATGGCTTATATTGGGTAAATCCTTTTTACACTAAAAAGAAAATTTCTTTGCGTGCGAGCAATTTTGATAGTGAACGCTTAAAAGTAAATGACAAAATGGGCAACCCAATTATGATTAGTACCATTTTGGTTTGGCGTGTAAAAAACACATATAAAGCAGCATTTGATGTCGATAATTTTGAAAACTTTGTTCGAGTACAAACCGATGCCGCCGTTAGAAAACTTGCTAGTATGTATCCTTATGATAATTTTGCAGATGAAGGTTTAGACGAAGATATTACACTGCGCTCCAGCGTTAACGAAGTGAGTGAAACCCTTGAAAAAGAAATAGATGAGCGCCTTTCCATTGCTGGCATTGAAGTTTTGGAGGCCAGAATTGGATATTTAGCTTATGCTCAAGAAATAGCTAATGCCATGTTGAAACGCCAACAAGCTACAGCTATAGTAGCGGCGAGGCATAAAATTGTTGAAGGCGCAGTAAGCATGGTAGAAATGGCTCTTGAAGAATTGGGCAAAAAACAAATTGTAGATTTAGATGAAGAACGAAAAGCAGCTATGGTTAGCAACTTAATGGTCATACTTTGTGGCGATAAAGATGCTTCCCCTGTGTTAAATACTGGCACCTTAAACCATTAA
- a CDS encoding Arc family DNA-binding protein — protein MAKKKAFALRINEDMMKAIEKWAADEFRSTNGQIEWMLNESLKKSKRLTKKDSE, from the coding sequence ATGGCTAAGAAAAAAGCTTTTGCGTTGCGCATAAATGAAGATATGATGAAGGCTATTGAAAAATGGGCTGCGGATGAATTCCGCAGCACTAACGGTCAAATAGAATGGATGCTTAATGAAAGTTTAAAAAAATCAAAACGATTGACTAAAAAAGATTCAGAATAA
- a CDS encoding DUF808 domain-containing protein — protein MASGFFALLDDIATLMDDVVVMSKITTKKTAGILGDDLAVNAEKATGFVASRELPVLWAITKGSALNKLIILPVAFLLSAYAPWAITLALVLGGVYLAYEGTEKIYEFFVPHKQQVETVVIEENISDEDLLIAEKSKIKSAILTDFILSVEIVIIALGTVLGQPLLFQVLVVTIVAIIATIGVYGIVALIVRMDDLGYKLVSFSSNKKSISKSIGNFLIRALPIVIKSLSVIGTIALILVSGGIFVHNIDFLHHFLDMLPSILQEFIVGLLIGFVAVLIVKIFNWVVLKVKN, from the coding sequence ATGGCATCAGGTTTTTTTGCCCTATTAGATGATATTGCCACTTTAATGGATGATGTGGTAGTGATGAGCAAAATCACTACCAAAAAAACAGCAGGTATTTTAGGGGATGATTTAGCGGTAAATGCAGAAAAAGCTACAGGTTTTGTAGCATCAAGAGAATTACCTGTATTGTGGGCTATTACCAAAGGTTCTGCACTTAATAAATTAATTATTTTACCCGTTGCTTTTTTACTTAGTGCATATGCACCTTGGGCTATTACGCTTGCATTGGTGTTAGGAGGTGTTTATCTGGCCTACGAGGGCACTGAAAAAATATATGAGTTTTTTGTGCCTCATAAGCAACAAGTTGAAACCGTTGTGATTGAAGAAAACATTTCTGATGAAGATCTTTTAATTGCTGAAAAAAGTAAAATAAAATCAGCTATTTTGACAGATTTTATTTTATCTGTTGAAATAGTCATCATAGCTTTAGGAACCGTTTTAGGTCAGCCACTTTTATTTCAAGTTTTGGTGGTTACTATAGTAGCCATAATAGCTACTATCGGTGTGTATGGTATTGTAGCACTGATTGTAAGAATGGACGATTTAGGTTATAAGTTGGTTAGCTTTAGTTCTAATAAAAAAAGTATTTCAAAAAGTATTGGTAATTTTTTAATTAGAGCCTTACCAATAGTCATTAAAAGTTTGTCAGTTATTGGAACAATTGCTTTAATATTAGTTTCTGGAGGTATTTTTGTTCATAATATTGATTTTTTACATCATTTTTTAGACATGTTGCCTTCCATATTGCAAGAGTTTATAGTAGGTTTATTAATAGGGTTTGTAGCTGTTTTAATTGTGAAAATTTTCAATTGGGTTGTTTTGAAAGTAAAGAATTGA
- a CDS encoding CDP-alcohol phosphatidyltransferase family protein, translating to MKQHIPNAITLLNLLCGSIAAIFAVEGFFVYAAFFVFLGIFFDFFDGFFARKLKVQSELGLQLDSLADMVTSGLVPGIIMYKLLGLTLNTSEINNDWGVGSFESNISILPFVGLLITLGSAYRLAKFNIDEEQQNYFKGLPTPANALLILSLPLIMEFQNSDAMNVIILNKWFLIALTIFSCYILNSNIKLFALKFKDYSFKGNASRYIFMMLSFITIVVLQFAAIPFVIILYIFMSVLDNLTTK from the coding sequence ATGAAACAGCATATACCCAATGCCATTACCTTATTAAATTTACTTTGCGGAAGTATTGCAGCTATTTTTGCCGTAGAAGGGTTTTTTGTGTATGCTGCTTTTTTTGTGTTTCTAGGTATCTTTTTCGATTTTTTTGATGGTTTTTTTGCAAGAAAACTAAAGGTTCAAAGTGAATTGGGACTACAATTGGATTCTTTGGCAGATATGGTAACGAGCGGGCTGGTACCAGGAATTATTATGTATAAACTCTTGGGGCTAACTCTAAACACCTCTGAAATAAATAATGATTGGGGAGTAGGGAGTTTTGAGTCCAATATCTCTATTTTACCTTTTGTTGGTTTGTTAATTACTTTGGGGTCTGCTTATAGATTGGCAAAATTTAATATTGATGAAGAACAACAAAACTACTTTAAAGGTTTGCCTACACCAGCCAATGCGCTTTTGATACTTTCACTACCATTAATTATGGAATTTCAAAACAGTGATGCAATGAATGTTATTATTTTGAACAAATGGTTTTTAATTGCTTTAACAATATTTAGTTGCTATATATTAAATTCTAATATTAAACTGTTTGCTTTGAAATTTAAAGATTATAGCTTTAAAGGAAATGCTTCACGATATATTTTTATGATGTTAAGTTTTATAACTATAGTTGTACTACAGTTTGCAGCTATTCCCTTTGTTATTATACTTTATATTTTCATGTCTGTTTTAGACAATTTAACTACTAAATAG
- a CDS encoding PorV/PorQ family protein, with translation MRVIAILIILFISSHTSGQVVRKYSNEFMNIGVDAAALGMSSAVTAHTADVNAGYWNPAGLINLDDNQLSLMHSSYFANIANYDYAAYAMPLDRESVIGISLIRFAVDDILDTTQLIDDQGNINYDRISLFSTADYGLTFSYARSLPVQGLNVGVNAKVIRRVIGNFASSWGFGFDLGAQFESNNNWKFGIMARDITTTFNAWSIDKNEFAKIQNAIDGQNQELPETTEITIPKIQIGLSKLVDFNYDYTLLSSVNLNVRFEENNDIISSSFASINPALGFEFGYVDMVFLRAGMGNFQNETQFDNSQQLSFQPSFGLGFKYRGVQIDYAFTDIGDQSVALYSNVFSLKIDFSYFR, from the coding sequence TTGAGGGTAATTGCTATACTTATTATATTATTTATTTCTTCGCATACTTCAGGACAGGTTGTTAGAAAATACTCTAACGAGTTTATGAATATAGGTGTAGATGCTGCTGCATTGGGAATGAGTAGCGCCGTTACAGCACACACTGCAGATGTAAATGCGGGTTATTGGAATCCTGCAGGGCTTATAAATCTTGACGATAATCAATTGTCTTTAATGCATTCTAGTTATTTTGCCAATATTGCTAATTATGATTATGCCGCTTATGCCATGCCTTTAGATAGAGAAAGTGTCATTGGTATATCGTTAATTAGATTTGCCGTTGATGACATTTTGGATACAACTCAACTAATTGATGATCAAGGAAACATTAATTATGATAGGATTAGCTTATTCTCTACTGCCGATTATGGATTAACATTCTCTTATGCCCGTAGTCTTCCTGTTCAAGGCCTTAACGTTGGAGTAAATGCCAAAGTAATACGTCGTGTTATTGGCAATTTTGCGTCTTCTTGGGGGTTTGGGTTTGATTTGGGAGCTCAATTTGAAAGTAATAACAATTGGAAATTTGGTATTATGGCAAGAGATATTACCACAACGTTTAATGCTTGGAGTATTGACAAAAATGAATTTGCTAAAATTCAAAATGCTATTGATGGCCAAAATCAAGAATTACCTGAAACTACTGAAATTACCATTCCTAAAATACAAATAGGTCTCTCAAAATTAGTAGATTTTAATTATGATTACACACTTTTATCTTCCGTAAATTTGAATGTCCGTTTTGAAGAAAACAACGATATTATTTCTTCCTCCTTTGCAAGTATCAATCCTGCTTTAGGTTTTGAATTTGGATATGTAGATATGGTGTTTTTACGTGCTGGTATGGGAAATTTTCAGAATGAAACACAATTTGACAACAGTCAACAACTAAGTTTTCAACCGAGTTTTGGCTTAGGTTTTAAATACCGGGGTGTGCAAATAGACTATGCATTTACAGACATTGGGGATCAAAGTGTTGCGCTATATTCCAATGTATTTTCATTAAAAATTGATTTTAGTTATTTTAGATAA
- a CDS encoding DUF4105 domain-containing protein has translation MLKKIFLTACITIFTIGHAQQNILSPEAEISVLTIGPGTSLNDSFGHSGFRVKDKVKGIDLVFNYGVYDFGAKNFYLKFAQGKLDYLIGLNYYEDFFENYIAQNRTIEEQVLNLSPEEKQVLFDYLLNNMKPENRRYLYDFFYDNCATRIKDVLQQILNNTIIFKKPQDFEQKTFRTLIHENLNRNSWGCFGIDLALGSVIDKKATSEQHMFLPKNIHAFFKIATLEHSNKKLIKDSKVLYKKVDISQSSNFITSPLMVFGILGLVILLITYSDYKKKKQSIWLDVLLFSITGLIGIIILLLWFATDHTGTHQNYNLLWAFVLNILVIGQLLRKQTSIWFIKYLKLLVILLCLLTLHWIIGVQIFAIGLIPFLAALFIRYVYLIWYLKKRLI, from the coding sequence ATGCTAAAAAAAATATTTCTTACTGCATGTATTACCATTTTCACTATCGGACATGCCCAACAAAATATCCTATCACCTGAAGCCGAAATAAGTGTACTCACTATAGGCCCAGGAACTTCACTAAACGACTCTTTTGGACATAGTGGCTTCCGCGTTAAAGACAAAGTTAAAGGTATTGATTTGGTGTTTAATTATGGTGTCTATGATTTTGGAGCTAAAAACTTTTATTTAAAATTTGCTCAAGGAAAACTGGATTATTTAATAGGACTTAACTATTATGAAGATTTTTTCGAAAATTATATAGCTCAAAACAGAACCATTGAAGAGCAAGTTTTAAACTTATCACCAGAAGAAAAACAAGTACTTTTTGACTATTTGTTAAACAATATGAAACCTGAAAACCGCAGGTATTTATATGATTTCTTTTATGATAATTGCGCAACTCGAATAAAAGATGTTTTACAACAAATTCTTAACAATACCATCATTTTTAAAAAACCTCAAGATTTTGAACAAAAAACATTTAGAACCTTAATCCATGAAAATCTCAATAGAAATTCTTGGGGCTGTTTTGGTATAGACTTAGCTTTAGGCTCTGTTATAGACAAAAAAGCAACCTCCGAGCAACACATGTTTTTACCAAAAAACATTCATGCCTTTTTTAAAATTGCTACTTTGGAGCATTCTAACAAAAAACTTATTAAAGACTCAAAAGTTCTTTATAAAAAAGTAGATATATCACAATCCTCAAATTTTATAACGAGTCCTTTAATGGTATTTGGAATTTTGGGACTCGTAATACTTTTAATAACCTATTCCGATTACAAAAAAAAGAAACAAAGTATTTGGTTAGATGTTTTATTGTTTAGTATTACTGGGCTTATTGGAATTATAATTTTATTACTTTGGTTTGCAACAGACCACACTGGTACGCATCAAAATTATAATTTACTCTGGGCTTTTGTACTAAATATTTTAGTAATAGGTCAATTACTAAGAAAGCAAACGAGCATATGGTTTATTAAATATTTAAAACTATTAGTAATACTACTGTGCTTACTTACCCTTCACTGGATAATTGGGGTACAAATTTTTGCCATTGGATTGATTCCTTTTTTAGCGGCACTTTTTATACGGTATGTGTATTTAATATGGTACTTAAAGAAACGTTTGATTTAA